In Longimicrobiales bacterium, a single window of DNA contains:
- a CDS encoding 23S rRNA (pseudouridine(1915)-N(3))-methyltransferase RlmH → MLVVVGRVRGEMADAVVEYEKRARRYWKFEVIEVASGAPARDSSPDAVRNAEGKRILARIPPTIDVVAMTRDGKGMDSRELSRYLEEHGIRASAGVAFVIGGAFGLGADVLKRSRRKLSLSTMTLPHEMARLFLAEQLYRAGTILRGEPYHKG, encoded by the coding sequence ATGCTGGTCGTCGTAGGGCGAGTCCGGGGAGAGATGGCCGACGCGGTAGTCGAATATGAGAAGCGTGCCCGCCGCTACTGGAAGTTCGAGGTGATCGAGGTTGCCTCTGGAGCCCCGGCGCGTGACTCGTCGCCTGACGCGGTGCGAAACGCCGAAGGAAAAAGGATTCTTGCCCGGATCCCGCCCACGATCGATGTCGTAGCGATGACCCGGGATGGGAAGGGCATGGACTCGAGGGAACTGTCAAGGTATCTCGAAGAGCACGGGATTCGAGCTTCGGCTGGTGTCGCTTTCGTCATCGGGGGCGCTTTCGGGCTCGGGGCTGACGTGTTGAAAAGGTCCCGCCGGAAGTTGTCGCTGTCGACAATGACGCTTCCGCATGAAATGGCCCGCCTGTTTCTCGCAGAACAGCTTTATCGCGCAGGCACGATTCTGCGCGGTGAACCGTACCATAAAGGCTGA